One genomic segment of Candidatus Komeilibacteria bacterium CG_4_10_14_0_2_um_filter_37_10 includes these proteins:
- a CDS encoding SAM-dependent methyltransferase codes for MSIINQISGFNRKRKWNIFNKLFKLTTQTTILDVGFNEQEYSPWDNYLEKKYPYPNKITALGIAGGSLFKKRYSQVNVVLYNGDRFPFFDKEFDICWSNAVLEHVGNREQQLLFLQEVKRVARTAFITTPNKYFPIEIHTRTPLLHFLPQRIFFSYLSLIGKGWATGSYMNLLSMKDLKSLLAAAGIERYQIIQNKLLFFTLDFVIIIKEDN; via the coding sequence ATGTCAATCATTAATCAAATATCGGGATTCAATAGAAAAAGGAAGTGGAATATTTTTAATAAATTATTTAAGTTGACAACGCAGACAACAATTTTAGATGTTGGTTTTAATGAACAAGAATATTCGCCTTGGGATAATTATTTAGAAAAAAAATATCCTTACCCTAATAAAATTACGGCTTTGGGGATTGCCGGTGGCTCACTGTTTAAAAAGCGCTATTCGCAAGTTAATGTCGTTCTTTACAATGGTGATCGTTTCCCTTTTTTTGATAAAGAGTTTGATATTTGCTGGTCCAATGCCGTTCTGGAGCACGTTGGCAATCGCGAGCAGCAATTACTCTTTTTACAGGAGGTAAAGAGAGTAGCGCGAACCGCGTTTATTACCACACCGAATAAATATTTTCCGATAGAGATTCACACGCGAACGCCATTGCTACATTTTTTACCACAACGGATATTTTTTTCCTATCTCTCTCTCATTGGTAAGGGTTGGGCCACTGGCAGCTATATGAATTTATTATCCATGAAGGATCTCAAGAGTTTATTGGCAGCTGCTGGCATTGAGCGTTACCAAATTATTCAGAATAAACTATTATTTTTCACTTTAGATTTTGTTATTATAATTAAAGAGGATAATTAA